Proteins encoded by one window of Bacteroidales bacterium:
- a CDS encoding RNA polymerase sigma factor: MMRNSQAAFRLLVEQHQQTVVSTCYNFLHNSDDAHDIAQEVFIEVYKSIHRFRQDASISTWLYRIAVNKSLNYLRKQKNRGLFFPIEKLFGGEASIKNLSEPDFTKPLEKEAEYTARAKMLHNAIDTLPAKQKTAFTLHKFSNLPYKEIAEVMDVSLSAVESLIHRAKTNLQSTLIKAIEKQQI; the protein is encoded by the coding sequence TTGATGCGAAACAGCCAGGCAGCTTTCCGCTTGCTGGTGGAACAACACCAGCAAACGGTGGTCTCAACGTGTTACAATTTTTTACACAATAGTGATGATGCACACGATATAGCCCAGGAAGTTTTCATTGAAGTGTACAAATCCATTCACCGCTTCAGACAGGATGCGTCCATCTCAACCTGGTTATACAGGATAGCAGTAAACAAATCGCTGAATTACCTGCGCAAACAAAAAAACAGGGGTTTATTTTTCCCGATTGAGAAATTATTTGGCGGCGAGGCCAGCATAAAAAACCTGTCAGAACCAGATTTTACCAAACCTTTGGAAAAAGAAGCTGAATACACAGCCCGCGCCAAAATGTTGCACAATGCCATTGATACCTTACCTGCGAAACAGAAAACCGCATTCACCTTACATAAGTTCAGCAATCTTCCTTACAAGGAAATTGCTGAAGTAATGGATGTTTCCTTATCAGCTGTTGAGTCCCTGATTCACCGGGCAAAAACAAATCTGCAGTCAACATTGATCAAAGCCATTGAAAAACAACAAATATAA